One genomic region from Augochlora pura isolate Apur16 chromosome 7, APUR_v2.2.1, whole genome shotgun sequence encodes:
- the LOC144472875 gene encoding farnesol dehydrogenase-like isoform X1, with the protein MLLYRLEFFRNEITCPICLLLLRLSWRFSFILYLARSSVYLEQFRRMSFIVIWELRVSHSGGLVLEIKKEWAGKVALVTGASDGIGLAIAKSLVEHNVQVVGLARRFDKLQEVARQLGKNKFYPVQCDVTKESDILRSFKWAEEKLGGVDILVNNAAVIMTKMIMDSTTEECRKVLDTNLMAPMIFAREFINAIRKRNTPGHIINMSSIVGRYPETFRTPLGIHGVSKSGLYTLGVELRHEILLSNLDIKITTINPGGVFTDMIKVAFNRGDDIAEVLPLLSGKDIADTVISAISASPVSEIFELTVLPQHVFIGSPVPQVP; encoded by the exons ATGTTACTGTAtaggcttgaatttttcaggaatgaGATAACTTGTCCTATTTGTTTGCTGTTATTAAGGTTATCGTGGAGGTTTAGTTTCATTCTGTATTTAGCACGGAGTTCTGTGTACTTggaacaatttagaagaatgaGTTTTATCGTTATTTGGGAGTTGCGAGTATCGCATAGTGGAGGACtagttttggaaattaaaaagga GTGGGCAGGAAAAGTAGCACTGGTCACCGGCGCGAGCGATGGAATCGGTTTGGCGATCGCGAAATCCCTCGTTGAACACAATGTTCAGGTGGTTGGTCTTGCGAGACGATTCGACAAACTGCAAGAAGTGGCCAGGCAATTGGGTAAAAACAAGTTTTACCCCGTGCAATGCGACGTTACAAAGGAGAGTGACATTTTAAGATCGTTTAAATGGGCTGAAGAGAAATTGGGAGGCGTTGACATACTGGTGAATAATGCTGCAGTAATCATGACAAAGATGATCATGG attcGACTACCGAGGAGTGCAGGAAAGTACTGGATACTAACTTAATGGCACCAATGATATTTGCGAGAGAATTCATAAATGCGATTAGGAAACGCAATACTCCCGGCcacataataaatatgagCAG CATCGTGGGGCGATATCCAGAAACCTTCCGCACTCCACTTGGAATACATGGTGTTAGCAAGTCTGGTCTGTACACCTTGGGTGTAGAACTCCGccatgaaattttattatccaaCCTTGATATCAAAATCACG ACTATCAATCCTGGAGGTGTTTTCACAGACATGATCAAAGTCGCGTTTAATCGCGGTGACGACATTGCAGAAGTTCTTCCACTATTAAGCGGCAAAGATATTGCCGACACTGTGATTTCCGCAATAAGCGCATCTCCAGTTTCAGAG ATTTTCGAGCTTACTGTTTTACCGCAACACGTATTTATAGGCTCTCCAGTGCCACAAGTGCCgtaa
- the LOC144472875 gene encoding farnesol dehydrogenase-like isoform X2 has protein sequence MERWAGKVALVTGASDGIGLAIAKSLVEHNVQVVGLARRFDKLQEVARQLGKNKFYPVQCDVTKESDILRSFKWAEEKLGGVDILVNNAAVIMTKMIMDSTTEECRKVLDTNLMAPMIFAREFINAIRKRNTPGHIINMSSIVGRYPETFRTPLGIHGVSKSGLYTLGVELRHEILLSNLDIKITTINPGGVFTDMIKVAFNRGDDIAEVLPLLSGKDIADTVISAISASPVSEIFELTVLPQHVFIGSPVPQVP, from the exons ATGGAAAGGTGGGCAGGAAAAGTAGCACTGGTCACCGGCGCGAGCGATGGAATCGGTTTGGCGATCGCGAAATCCCTCGTTGAACACAATGTTCAGGTGGTTGGTCTTGCGAGACGATTCGACAAACTGCAAGAAGTGGCCAGGCAATTGGGTAAAAACAAGTTTTACCCCGTGCAATGCGACGTTACAAAGGAGAGTGACATTTTAAGATCGTTTAAATGGGCTGAAGAGAAATTGGGAGGCGTTGACATACTGGTGAATAATGCTGCAGTAATCATGACAAAGATGATCATGG attcGACTACCGAGGAGTGCAGGAAAGTACTGGATACTAACTTAATGGCACCAATGATATTTGCGAGAGAATTCATAAATGCGATTAGGAAACGCAATACTCCCGGCcacataataaatatgagCAG CATCGTGGGGCGATATCCAGAAACCTTCCGCACTCCACTTGGAATACATGGTGTTAGCAAGTCTGGTCTGTACACCTTGGGTGTAGAACTCCGccatgaaattttattatccaaCCTTGATATCAAAATCACG ACTATCAATCCTGGAGGTGTTTTCACAGACATGATCAAAGTCGCGTTTAATCGCGGTGACGACATTGCAGAAGTTCTTCCACTATTAAGCGGCAAAGATATTGCCGACACTGTGATTTCCGCAATAAGCGCATCTCCAGTTTCAGAG ATTTTCGAGCTTACTGTTTTACCGCAACACGTATTTATAGGCTCTCCAGTGCCACAAGTGCCgtaa
- the LOC144473318 gene encoding uncharacterized protein LOC144473318, producing the protein MADRYQPGPSGIHIIVGRTQTNDETDSDSTSSSSKGPPSKKKMYTQKFKESWLSEPVFAPWLARSSKSNLEARCHVCNKVFCAKRSALVQHEKTVAHQEQMRASGKAVNTEMLQLLCHKGNIKRAELRHVLDIVEHGKSFNSCDRYVDTIPDVHAECNCSCPTLQNLKLKRTKVSALIKNVINKAIIEKVANVLRHTFFSILIGDSTDAESSKIFAVLARYIHENKIHSYVLEYVGIKSGTADNLFKCFEYALAKHNISIKNVVGISSDNTNVMVGEHPSFVTLFKERNPDVVTIPCICQKLDLIAIEACKLIPDNVNKLMHRIFNYTGQGGKRIRELEELQIFASRHKMLEPSKTKWLSMSKCIPRLLEQWAVLLVYFEGEKNACATEILEDLNSLYTKAYLEFFNYSLKIITRYHITFQSKEILISTMVEQCLELLKDLGCNFLKLNLIHNVNLHKVDPYNDRNLLPLHEMNIGSKTKSTISHCVESEKIKEFYTNCQNFYQAAFKGAVDKLPFDDVFLKSLKFLQPSVALDIQKHENHIENILQKFKSKFDDEEVLQEWYFLGFLEEKIKNEMISLGVNDFWMKVIEISNEKSQKFKNICKLALMCLTLPNSNVEIERLFSLVNNIKTRNRNRLGHRMVGALCRIRIDLDSMGTKCCNYPITEEILNNFNSRMYKDDDVPDALSEIIVQDQVSSEDDDAELYNFVNS; encoded by the exons ATGGCAGATAGATATCAACCAGGTCCTAGTGGAATTCACATTATCGTTGGTAGAACACAGACTAATGATGAAAcag ACAGTGATAGCACTAGCAGTAGCAGTAAGGGTCCACCATCCAAGAAGAAAATGTACACccaaaaattcaaagaatcATGGTTGAGTGAACCTGTTTTTGCACCATGGTTGGCTAGGTCATCAAAAAGTAATCTAGAAGCCAGATGTCATGTCTGCAATAAGGTGTTTTGTGCAAAACGAAGTGCTCTGGTGCAACACGAAAAAACTGTGGCTCACCAAGAGCAGATGCGTGCTTCAGGAAAAGCAGTAAACACTGAAATGCTGCAATTATTATGTCataaaggaaatattaaaagggCAGAACTCAGACATGTGTTAGACATAGTGGAGCATGGTAAGAGTTTCAACTCTTGTGATCGCTATGTTGACACAATTCCGGATGTTCATGCGGAATGCAATTGTAGTTGCCCTACTctacaaaatttaaagttGAAACGTACAAAAGTCAgtgctttaattaaaaatgtcattaatAAAGCAATTATTGAAAAGGTAGCTAATGTTTTGAGgcatacatttttttctatattaattggTGACAGTACAGATGCAGAAAGTAGCAAAATTTTTGCTGTTTTAGCACGCTATATCCATGAGAACAAAATTCATAGTTACGTTCTAGAATACGTTGGTATTAAAAGTGGAACTgctgataatttatttaaatgttttgaatATGCTCTAGCAAAGCAtaacatttcaataaaaaatgttgttgGAATTTCTAGTGATAATACTAATGTCATGGTGGGCGAACACCCTTCCTTTGTAACATTATtcaaagaaagaaatccaGATGTAGTTACAATCCCCTGTATTTGTCAGAAGTTAGACCTCATTGCAATTGAGGCATGTAAATTAATCCCagataatgtaaataaattaatgcatcGTATTTTTAACTACACTGGACAAGGTGGTAAAAGGATACGTGAGTTGGAggaattacaaatttttgcaTCGAGACATAAAATGCTTGAACCATCAAAAACCAAATGGTTGTCAATGAGCAAATGCATCCCAAGGTTATTAGAACAATGGGCCgttttattagtatattttgaAGGAGAAAAGAATGCATGTGCCACCGAAATTCTTGAAGATCTAAATTCACTGTACACTAAAGCGTActtagaatttttcaattatagtttgaaaataataactcGGTACCATATTACTTTTCAAAGTAAAGAAATCCTGATTAGCACCATGGTAGAACAATGTCTGGAGCTATTAAAAGATTTAGgttgcaattttttgaaattgaatttgatacATAACGTGAATTTACACAAAGTAGATCCTTACAATGATCGAAATTTGCTACCTCTGCATGAAATGAATATTGGTTCAAAAACTAAATCCACTATTAGTCATTGCGTAGAAtccgaaaaaataaaagagttttacacaaattgtcaaaatttttatcaagCAGCTTTTAAAGGTGCAGTCGATAAACTGCCATTTGatgatgtatttttaaaatcgttaaaatttttacagcCCTCTGTTGCTTTAGACATCCAAAAACATGAAAACcacattgaaaatatattgcaaaagTTTAAGTCAAAATTTGACGATGAAGAAGTACTGCAGGAGTGGTATTTTCTAGGATTTCTGGaggaaaagataaaaaatgagATGATATCATTGGGTGTAAATGATTTTTGGATGAAGgttattgaaatttcgaaTGAGAAATcacagaaatttaaaaatatttgtaagtTGGCTTTGATGTGCCTGACTTTACCAAACTCGAATGTAGAAATCgaaagattattttcattagtaaataacataaaaactAGAAACCGGAATAGATTAGGACATCGTATGGTCGGAGCATTATGCCGTATTCGTATAGATTTAGATAGTATGGGAACAAAATGTTGTAATTATCCAATTACAGAAgagattttaaacaattttaatagtagaATGTATAAAGATGACGACGTACCAGATGCATTAAgcgaaataattgtacaaGATCAAGTGTCAAGTGAAGATGATGATGCAgaactatataattttgtaaatagttaa